A single window of Mycolicibacterium aurum DNA harbors:
- the otsB gene encoding trehalose-phosphatase has product MSLPPELSQALDAVAATPRLLVTSDFDGTLAPIVNNPADARPLPEAGDALVALAGLPSTTTALISGRALATLRELSALPAAVQLVGSHGAEFASGFAHHIDRDLLQRITDRLAAIAEGKPGVTVETKPASVALHVRNAGPADGEAALAAAWDAAAGWDAHVTTGKAVLEFAVISTDKGEAVDILRREHDASAVVFFGDDVTDEKAFVRLGGSDVGVKVGPGETAATYRIDSPEDVAEALQYLADARTRAGLA; this is encoded by the coding sequence GTGAGCCTCCCGCCCGAGTTGTCGCAGGCCCTCGACGCCGTAGCAGCAACCCCGCGACTGCTGGTCACCTCCGATTTCGACGGCACACTCGCGCCGATCGTGAACAATCCTGCCGACGCGCGGCCGCTGCCCGAGGCGGGGGACGCACTGGTCGCCCTCGCCGGACTGCCGTCCACCACGACGGCGCTGATCTCGGGACGCGCATTGGCGACGCTTCGCGAGTTGTCCGCGTTGCCCGCGGCGGTGCAGCTGGTGGGCAGCCACGGCGCCGAGTTCGCTTCGGGGTTCGCCCACCACATCGACCGCGACCTGCTGCAGCGGATCACCGACAGGCTGGCCGCCATCGCCGAGGGGAAGCCGGGCGTGACCGTCGAGACGAAACCCGCAAGCGTGGCACTGCACGTGCGCAACGCGGGACCTGCCGACGGCGAGGCCGCCCTGGCCGCCGCGTGGGATGCCGCGGCCGGGTGGGACGCACATGTGACGACCGGCAAGGCGGTTCTGGAGTTCGCGGTGATCTCCACCGACAAGGGTGAGGCTGTTGACATCCTGCGCCGCGAACACGATGCGTCGGCAGTGGTCTTCTTCGGCGACGACGTCACCGACGAGAAGGCTTTCGTCCGGCTGGGCGGCTCCGACGTCGGGGTGAAAGTCGGCCCCGGCGAGACGGCCGCGACCTACCGCATCGATTCCCCCGAGGATGTCGCGGAGGCGCTGCAGTATCTCGCCGATGCCAGGACACGCGCCGGACTTGCCTGA
- the kstR gene encoding cholesterol catabolism transcriptional regulator KstR — translation MNVAVLAESELGSEAQRERRKRILDATLAIASKGGYEAVQMRAVAERADVAVGTLYRYFPSKVHLLVSALGREFERIDAKTDRAALSAGATAYQRLNIMVGKLNRAMQRNPLLTEAMTRAFVFADASAAGEVDHVGKLMDSMFARAMSEGEPTEDQYHIARVISDVWLSNLLAWLTRRASATDVSKRLDLAVRLLIGDGDQPKI, via the coding sequence ATGAACGTGGCGGTCCTTGCCGAATCGGAGCTGGGATCCGAGGCTCAGCGGGAACGGCGCAAGCGCATCCTGGACGCCACGTTGGCGATCGCGTCGAAGGGCGGCTACGAAGCCGTCCAGATGCGGGCCGTGGCCGAACGTGCCGACGTCGCGGTCGGCACCCTGTACCGGTACTTCCCCTCCAAGGTCCACCTGCTGGTGTCCGCGCTGGGCCGGGAGTTCGAGCGTATCGACGCCAAGACCGACCGGGCGGCGCTCTCCGCGGGCGCCACCGCGTATCAGCGGCTCAACATCATGGTCGGCAAGCTCAACCGGGCCATGCAGCGGAATCCGCTGCTCACCGAGGCGATGACGCGGGCGTTCGTGTTCGCCGACGCGTCGGCCGCCGGCGAGGTCGACCACGTGGGCAAGCTGATGGACTCGATGTTCGCCAGGGCGATGAGCGAAGGCGAACCCACCGAGGACCAGTACCACATCGCCCGCGTGATCTCCGACGTGTGGCTATCCAACCTGCTGGCCTGGCTCACCCGCCGCGCCTCGGCCACCGACGTCAGCAAGCGGCTGGACCTGGCCGTGCGTCTGCTCATCGGAGACGGCGACCAGCCTAAGATCTAG